One genomic window of Punica granatum isolate Tunisia-2019 chromosome 1, ASM765513v2, whole genome shotgun sequence includes the following:
- the LOC116192064 gene encoding auxin-responsive protein SAUR36: MINRKRGFRIRRKLAKVFHWMTRRQMRSPTRRSLSSPGSKILRLGTYLSRGAQRLCSFRSRGRGYVRVGHEKPVRHDVPKGHLAVYVGQSGDSMCRVMVPVIYFNHPLFGELLREAEKVHGYNHPGGITLPCGISELERIQKRIAESGRYRHLDRHKVDQYRIS, from the coding sequence ATGATAAATAGAAAGAGAGGATTCAGAATTCGGAGGAAGCTGGCGAAGGTCTTCCACTGGATGACACGACGACAGATGAGGAGCCCTACCCGGCGTAGCCTCTCTTCCCCGGGGTCTAAGATCCTCAGGCTTGGCACGTACCTCTCCCGTGGAGCCCAGAGATTATGCAGCTTCCGGTCTAGAGGCCGTGGATATGTCCGGGTTGGCCACGAAAAACCTGTCAGGCACGACGTCCCGAAGGGCCACCTTGCAGTGTACGTGGGCCAGTCGGGGGACAGCATGTGCAGGGTCATGGTGCCGGTGATATACTTCAACCACCCGCTGTTCGGGGAGCTCCTGAGGGAGGCCGAGAAGGTTCATGGGTACAATCACCCGGGAGGGATCACACTGCCGTGTGGGATCTCGGAGCTCGAGCGGATCCAGAAGCGGATCGCTGAAAGCGGCCGATACCGGCATTTGGACCGTCACAAAGTTGATCAGTATAGAATTAGCTAG